The Paenibacillus sp. FSL H7-0357 nucleotide sequence CTCAATCAAAGCGAGCGGGTATATGCCTATAACTTTGATGGTACGAGATACGATGTCGGCGAACGCCTTGGATATATTTTAACCACATTGGAATTTGCCCTGCAGAGTGAGGACTTGCGCTATCCGGTAATGGATGCCATGTCGGAATGGCTCAGCAAGGCCGGACAAACCACGCTTAGCTAAAAATGAGGAGAACCACAAAACCTTTAGGAGGAATGAGGAGAAATGAGCATGCAAAAACTGCCGGAAGACTATGAGGCCGTCCTGCCGAAACTTTACATGCTGCATGCCAAAGAAGGGAATAAAGGTATGGATTCCTATCTGGTGATGAAGCGGATTATCGACATTTTTTTCTCCGCTCTTGGCCTTCTCGTACTGCTGCCGCTATTCACTCTTGTTGCTGTCCTGATCAAGCTGGAGGATCCGAAAGGCAAAGTGTTCTTCCGGCAAACCCGGGTAGGCAAAGAAGAGAAGCTGTTCCCAATGTATAAGTTCAGATCTATGGTGTCTAATGCTGAAGAGCTGAAGGCGAATCTGATGGCTTATAACGAAGTGAGCGGCGCAATGTTCAAAATCAAGAATGATCCCCGGATTACACGGACGGGAAGATTTCTGCGCAAGACGAGCATTGATGAACTGCCTCAGCTCTGGAACGTGCTGATGGGCCATATGAGTCTGGTTGGCCCCCGTCCTCCGCTCGTTGAAGAGGTGGCGCAGTATTCGGAATACGACAAGCAGCGGCTCATAGTTACACCGGGCTGCACAGGTTATTGGCAGGTAAATGCCAGAAACAGCGTCGGCTTTGACGAGATGGTGCAGCTGGATTTAACCTACATCCAGATCCGGAGCACGATGCTGGATCTCAAAATCATTGCGAAAACCGCCCTGATGCTGCTCGGGTCCAAAAATGCTTATTAAAAATATGGAAATTGGGTGAATGCCGATGCTTGAATACGGAGATGTACCTAAGATTTCCATCATTATCTGCACCTATAACCGATCGGTTTTGCTAGTCAAAACCCTTCAATCGCTGCTGTCATTGGAGAATCTGCATCAGGCAGAGATCATCGTGGTGGATAACCACTCCAAGGATGATACGGCGTCCGTCACCAAACGCTTTATGGAGACGGAAGGAGCAGAGATGGATATCCGTTATCTTCTGGAACCGGTACAGGGGTTGTCGGCAGCCCGAAATACGGGGATTCTGGCTTCCAAGTCGCCAATCATTGCCTTTCTTGATGATGATGCGATTCCTTGCCGAACCTGGATAACAACGATTGTTGACAGTTTTGAACAACATCCGGAAGTGATGGCCATGGGCGGAAAAATCGCTCCGATCTTTGAAAGTAAGCGGCCTGAATGGCTCATTAAGCCGTTTGAACTGCCTTACACGATTGTAGATCTGGGCGACCGGGTGAGGGAATATCCGAAACGGCTGCATCCCTGCGGAGCCAACATGGCTATGCGTAAGCTTGTATTTGACATCAGCCTGTTTCCTCTGGAGCTCGGAAGAAAGGGAGATTCACTTCTCTCCGGTGAAGAGACCTGGTTATTCGGTCAAATACAGGGAGAAGGACATTCCATTCTCTATCATCCTCAGATGGCGGTCGATCATTTCGTACCGGCAGGCCGTCTGACTGAAGATTGGATTATGAAAAGATATTACAGTCAAGGCATATCCAACGCTATGAAAAGCGAAGGTGTGAAGGGCAATCTGATCCTGCTGGTCAAGACGGCCGCCAAAGTAGTCTATATCATGGCGGATTCGATCCTCTCCAGAAGCAAGGGAAGAAAGCTTCTGAACAGATGCCGGCTGGAGAGTATTCGGGGAACTCTTCATATGATTTGGAACCGGAAGAGGCAATCTGCAGCGGGGTGAGGGAAGACAATGACTAATTTTGGGTGGGGCTCAAAAATCAACGCTTTGCCATACGGAATGCTCTACCTGGTGTCTGCCCTGTTCCTCGGAACAGCGGTCATTTACCAGCCGGCAATTGCGGTAGCTGCCGTACTCCTGATTATATTGCTGGTTGTCTCTCTCTCTCGTCCTGAACTGATCAGTTATTTCGTTCTGTTGACGACAGCGATCTCCATTAACTTCTTGTATAACGGCAGCATGTTCGGGATTGAAATTCTTTCCCTCTACAAGCTGGTTATCCTGATGCTTCTGGTGCCTTGCATTCTGGTCAACGGCCTGAAGTTCCGTCTCAGTCCTCCGCTCTGGGCCATGGTAGCACTGGTGTTCATCACCTTTGGCTTCTCGATCTGGCTGCCGGAGATGAGCTCATCCATTGCCATAAAAGCCTTTATCGGTCTGTCGCTTCCCTTCGTGTTTCTCCTGATCAACTGGAAGAAAGAAGTGGCTGAGAAGCAAATCCGCATCATCACTTTGCTGCCGCTGGTCAGCGTGCTGGCTGGAGTGGTGCTGCAGGCGGCTCATATCCATTCATTTCTCGATATCGAGTTCACGGGCGCTATACGGATACAGGGGGCGAACATTCCAGCGCATCTGGCTATGCTGGCTTTTATGGGAGTGGGCATCGCATTTATTGAGGTGAAACGGAGTCCGCAGCATATCAAGTTTTTCTACACCGTGCTGGCGCTGAACTTTCTAATCCTGATCGGAACAGGAACGCGGGGACCGATATTAGCCCTGGTTTTGATGGTTCTCTACTATTTTTACGACATTTCCCGTCAGTACTTAAAGGGGAGAACGCAATATCTGATTCCGCTGCTGTGCTCGTTTCTCCTGATTGTCTCGGCTGTCTATCTGCAGCTGGACAACATCAAGAAGCGCTCCTTCGAACGGACGACCGAAACGGGTGTTGATTTGTCGGGACGGGCGGAGGCCTGGGAATATTTCCTGCACAAAGCGGAGGATTCGCCCCTTGCGGGCAGAGGACTCGGCGCAGTGACTGTAGCCAATGACGGGTCGCTGTACAAAGGCTTTGTGGTTCCGCACAACGAGTACATCCGGTTTTATTTCGATGGAGGATATGTCGGCGCCATCCTGCTGTTGCTTTCCTTATTGGCTGTGTTTCTTCTGGTTTACAGAGCTTTGGCACCGCCGGTCAAACCTTACTATCTGCTCTTTATTGCAGCGTTCCTAATTTATTCTTTTTCCGACAACACGCTGTCGACGGTCCAATCCATTATTCCGTTCTGTTGGTACCTGAACTGCCTGTATCGATCTTCACAGCCAACCGATTCCCCACAAAAAGAAGTGATACGATGAACCAAGTGAATATGTTCGATGTCAATTTCGATAACTATGATTTCATGGATCTGCTTGAATACATTGACAAGACCATTAAGGAAAGGAATCAATCCTACATCCTGACCTGCAATGTCGATCATGTGATCAAGCTTCGCAAGGACAAAGAGTTTAGGGCGGTATATTCCGAAGCGGGTGCCGTAGTGGCGGATGGAATGCCGCTGATCTGGGCTTCGAAGATGCTGGGCAAGCCGCTGAAGCAGAAGGTCTCCGGATCAGATCTCTTCAGCCGCCTGGGTGACGCCTTCGAGCAAAGAAAGTACCGGCTGTTCTTTCTGGGCTCGGCGGAAGGTGTGCCAGAGCGGGCGACAAAGAATTTAAAGGCGGCTTATCCCGGCATGAACATTGTCGGCTGTTATTCTCCCTCCTACGGTTTTGAGCACAACGAGGAAGAGAATCAGCGTATTATCCAAATGCTGACCGAAACCCAGCCGGATATTGTATTCGTCGGTGTGGGCGCACCGAAGCAGGAGAAATGGATCTACCGGCATTACACCTCCTACCGGGCGCCGATTTCCATCGGCGTGGGAGCGACGTTTGATTTCCTCTCGGGCTCCGTCAAACGGGCGCCGGACTTTATGCAGAAAACAGGGCTTGAATGGTTCTGGCGGCTGAGCCAGGAACCGGGACGCCTGTGGAAAAGATATCTTGTAGATGATGCCCAGTTCCTGGTCCTGCTGCTTAAAGAGCTGCGCAAGCGGGATAAGATCAAGGGCGGGAGATTTGAGTAAACATACGAAATTTGGATGGCCATAGGGCGGAGGTGGGGAAATGAAGATGATGAGCCAGAATGAAAGCAACCTGACATTGCCATCCCTCACTTCGGTGAAGTCAGGCGTCATGATGACGCTGATCTGCGCTATGTGCCTGGGGCTTCCGCTGCTGATCGGCTTCGCCAGTGCGAAGCTCAGCTCTTCCAGCAGTCTGCAGGGGGTCATTCTGGCAGGGATTCTATTCCCCGCATTCCTGCTGGCGCTGCTGAAGCCGAAACACCTGATCGCCTATACTCTGCTGATCTGGGCGGTGGCCCCGGAGCTGCGGCGTATCGCCGACTGGTACGAAGGGGTCTACCACTCGGTATCCCTGCTCAGCCTGGCGCCTCTGCTGACGGGAGCAACACTTGCGATTCCGGTGCTGAAGGAAATCCACAGAATCCGGAAATCCTCCACGCGGATCATCCTGCTGTTCTCGGTAGCGTTGGCCTACGGCGCATTGATCGGTCTGGCGAAGAACGGCATAGGCTCGGTATACGATTTGGCTAACTACATCGTACCGCTGCTGCTGATTCCGTTCTTCGCGGTAACGCGTTTCAAGCCTAAGGATATTGACCGGCTGCTGTACGCTTTTGCCAATATCGCAGTCCTGGTGGCGATCTACGGCATCATCCAATATCTGACGGTTCCTCCCTGGGACGCTTTCTGGATGAGGAATGCAGATATGATGTCCATCGGAACACCGTATCCCTTGGAAATCCGCGTCTTTTCCACTCTGAATTCTCCCGGACCGGCGGCGACCTTCCTGGTATTCGCCCTCGTCCCGATGATTCTGGAGAAAAGATGGCAAGGCACGCTGCGCTGGATCGGTGTCCTGCTCGTTGTGGTCTGTCTGCTGACCACGCTGGTGCGTTCCGCCTGGCTGGTCCTGCTGGTTATGCTGCTGGTGTACATCGCCTCTTCTCCCTCCAAAGGGAAGTGGAAAACCCTGCTTCAGCTGGGATTTGTAGCAGTAGCGCTGATCTGGATCGTTCCCAAGCTGCCGGGAGCAGAGGGGCTGGTGGCCCGCATGGAGACACTTACCTCCGTGCAGGAAGACCACTCCTATAATGAACGGCTCAGCTTATGGCAGAACATGCTGCCGATGGTAGCCGCTAATCCGGTTGGCCAGGGAATCGGCAGTGTAGGCCAAGGAACAAAGATTGGCAACGGCGGGGAGCTTGGAGAGTACGGCAACATGGACAACGGCGTTATCGCACTGCTGCTTACCTTTGGAGTACTGGGCGCCTTATTCTTCTTCGGCGCACTTGGGGCCGTCATTAAACAGATTGTGGTCAGAGTCACCAGCAAGGACAGTCTTCAGCCCTATGCCCGGCTATCGCTGGCAGCATGGATGGGGGCGGTAGTCAGCCTGGTGTCTGACAACGGATTCCCCGGACTCAAGGGATATCTGATATGGATGCTGATCGGCCTTGGGCTAAGCGCCAAAGAGATTATTGAGAGCAGAAAGAAGGGAACACCACATGCAGCAGTTGAACGCGAAATCACTTCCCACTAGCACAGTCTGGTCCTCGCTCAAGAAATTCACAAAGAGCAAGGACAACAGCTCGGCAGCCGTAAAAACCATGTTCGTCAGCGTGTTGATTCTGCTGGTTAACATGCTGACGGGTGTGCTGACTGCCCGCTATCTCGGGCCGACAGGCCGCGGGGAACAGACAGCTATGGTGAACTGGTCCCAGTTTCTGGCGTTCAGTATGAGCTTCGGTATTCCCTCGGCGCTGATCTACAATGCCAAGAAGAATCCGGATGAGGCCGGGGTGCTCTACCGGGTGGCGCTGATGATCGGCCTTGGGTTTGGCATGGTGGCCATGACAGTGGGAATCTTTGTCCTACCCTACTGGCTGGAATCCTTCAGTCCGGAGGTGGTGGTTTTTGCGCAATGGTCGATGATCCTGTGTCCGCTGATTGTGATCTCGCAGATTAACAACGCGGCATTTCAGTTCAGAGGGGATTACAAGACCTTTAACTGGATGCGTTATCTGGTTCCTCTGCTGACGCTGGCAGCCATTGGCGTTCTGATCCTCACGGATCATATGAATCCATTTACTACGGCACTGGCTTACTTGGTTCCATCCGTACCGCTGTTTATCGGAATGACAATCTTGCTGCTCCGCACCTACAGGGTGAAGCTGAAGGACGCATACCTGAATTTCAAAAGATTATTCACGTATGGCCTCGGCTCTTACGGAAATGACCTGCTCGGCCAATTCTCCGGCTATATCGACCAGATCATTATTGCCGGTCTGCTGCGGCCAGCCGATTTGGGACTGTATGCAGTAGCAGTGAGCTTGTCGCGGATGGTCAACTTCTTCTCGAACTCGATCACCGTGGTGCTTTTTCCAAAGGCTTCTGAGCTCTCGAAGGAGGAAGCGATCGCCCTTACCTTCAAAGCATTTCGGATCAGTACGACCTGCACCCTGCTCGGCGCGGTGTTCCTGATGCTGGTGGCCCCCTTCGTTATTCCGTTGCTGTACGGGAAGGATTTCAATACGGCGCTGACCGTATTCCGCCTGCTGCTGCTGGAAGTTACGATCAGCGGAGGCACACTGATTCTGGCTCAGGTCTTTATGGCGCTTGGCAAACCGAAATTCGTATCCATTCTTCAGGGAGTGGGCTTGATCCTGGTGATCCCGATGCTCTTCCTGCTGGTGCCGAAGTTCGGATTGTTCGGAGCAGGGGTGGCGATGTTGTCATCGGCTGTACTGCGGTTCTTGTTCATTATTCTCAATATTAAATACAACCTGAAGGTCAAGCTACCGCGGCTGCTGATCAACGGGGACGACATTAAGTGGATGAAGACGACGATGAATTCCTATATTCATAAAAAACCCGCGGATACGAGCAGTTAGAGAGCAGAGGTACGATGCGAGCTGCTTAGCTGCTAAATAAACAAGGGACGGTGTGAGAGGAATGGAGAGAAAGTTTGGAGCTGTAGAAGCGTTAGCGTTCGCCTTTGTTCTCTGATTTCAACCGCAGCTGGCGGTTCAATAATAGAAATCAGAGAACAACAGCGATCGAAAGCCCAAACATTTCTCGTAATGACGACAACCACCGGACCATCAAAGCAAAGGAGGAAACCTTCATGGATTCAGTGACAAGCGTGCTTGGCGGCCCGGGGAGTTACCCGATATCTGCTGTCATCATTGCTCAGGATGACGAAATTCGAATATCCAAAGCAATTCAATCCTGCCGACTTTTCGCCGACGAGGTGGTTGTAATCGACGGAGGAAGCAAAGACGGGACGGTGCAATTGGCCGAAAGCCTGGATTGCCGGGTATACGTCAACCCATGGCCCGGATACGCGAAGCAAAGAGAATTCGGAGTGGAACGCGCCGTCCATGATTGGGTCTTCCTGATTGATACCGATGAAGTGGTCAGCGATGAGCTGGCCAAGGATATTCTTGAGCGCAAGCCGGCGCTGACGGACCGGGGCGTAGCTTACTCGCTATACCGGATCGGTGATTTTCTGGGCAGATGGCTGGATAAGGGCGAGTATCTGGTGCGGCTGTACAACCGCAAGGAGTACGGTATCCGCAACTCCCTGGTGCATGAAATGCCCGAGGTGTTGGAGGAACGGACGGTTCGCTTGAACGGAACGCTCTGGCATCAGGGCTTCCGCAGCATCAATGACCATGTAACCCGGTTTAATAAATACACCGACCTGGAAGCGCAGAGCGCTTATGCGAGCGGCAAGCCGTTTAAGCTGAGAAATCTGCTGCTGCGGCCGCCGGCACGGTTCCTGCAGAAATATTTTCTGCACGGTTTGTTCAAGAAAGGCATTGCAGGGTTCGCGGTATCCGTATTTTGGGTGATGTATGAATTCATGGTCGGCTTCAAGCACTACGAATTGAACAGCTCCGGCAAGCTGGCCCAGCACAACGCACAGGGGCAGGCCGAGAAAGAAAAGAAAGGGGAGAGAAGCTATGCCGTACAGTGACGGATTAAACATTATGACGACAGGCCTCAGTTGGCCTTCGTTACAGCCCGGCGGGCTTAACACTTATTTTAAATCCGTTTGCGAGCAGCTCTCCTCACGCAACCAGGTGCATGCGCTGATCTGCAGTCAGGAGACGCCGTCCACCTCGAAGGAACTGATTATTCATAATGCCGGAGATCCCAAGGAAACGATCTGGAAGCGTAAGGATGCTTTTCAGCGTAAAGCTGCAGATTTGATGGGCAGCGGGAGCGGGCGCATTGATATTCTATATACCCACTTCGCACCCTACGGCGTTGGGCCGGCGATGGAAGCGAAGAAGCGGGGGATTCCGGTGGTCATGACTTTTCATGGCCCATGGAATGAAGAGATGAAGATCGAAGGCCAGGGCATTAAGCACCGGGTCAAAACAACGATTGCCAAATCTATTGAACGCAAGGCCTACAAGCTGGCCGACCAGTTCATTGTACTTAGCGAGTATTTCCGTGACATGCTGCACAGTCTGCATGGTGTGCCGCTGCACAAAATCATCGTGATCCCGGGTGCAGCCAATGTGGAGCGGTTCATCCCTGCCAGCAACCGGCTGGCTGTCCGCCGGACGCTGAATTTGCCGGAGGGAGCAACGACGGTACTGACGGTCCGGCGGCTGATGAACCGGATGGGGCTGCTGCAGCTTTTGGAAGCCTGGAAGCAGGTATCCGAGCGGTTCCCGAACGCGATTCTGCTGATCGGAGGCAAAGGTCCGCTGCGCGGAGAGCTGGAAGAAAAAATCTCCGATTATGGTCTCAGTAACAAAGTCAGGCTGCTTGGCTACATTCCCGATCATGAACTGGCCTCCTACTACCAGGCTGCTGACATGTTCGTGGTTCCTTCACAGGCACTCGAGGGCTTTGGACTTATCACCGTTGAAGCACTGGCTTCCGGTCTTCCGGTTATGGCTACTCCGGTCGGAGGCAACAAAGAGATTCTGCAGGGCTTCCGTCCGGAGCTGCTGTTCAAGGGTTCGACCAGTGATGATATGGCGGAGGGTATGATTCATATGCTCAGTAACCGCAAGCTGCTTCCCGGCCGTGACGAATGCAGAAACCATGTGCTGGAGAAATACACCTGGCAGCATGTGGGCGATCAAGTGGAATCGGTATTCCTTCAAACATTGGGAAAGGGTGTGGCTGCAGGATGCTAAAAGTCGCTTATATTGATCACACCGCCAAGTGGAGCGGAGGAGAGGTTGCGCTGTTCAACATTCTCACCAACATCGGCAAAGAGATTCAGCCGCTGGTCATCCTGGCCGAAGAAGGGGCGCTGGCTGAACGTCTGCGCGAAAAAGGCATCGACGTCCGCATCATCCCGCTTGATGAGAGCATCCGCAGCCGCGGCAGAAATGCCGTCAATCTCGGCGCTCCGGCTGCGGCGTTCAAGCTGCTGGCTTACGGCCGCAAGCTGGCGCCGCTGCTCAAACAGGAAAAGGTGGATTGTGTGCACACCAACTCCCTGAAATCGGCCTTCTATGGTGCAGTTGCCGCGAAGAAAGCGGGAGTGCCGCTGATCTGGCATATCCGGGACCATATCGGTGCCCCGTACCTGAAGCCGGTTGTCGCCAAGGCGATCCGGCTGCTGTCACGCCTGCTTCCCAATGGCGTGATTGCCAATTCCCATTCCACGCTGAATGCGCTGGAGCTGCCGCGTTCGAAGAAGACACTGGTGGTCTACTCCGCTTTTGCCAAAGCAATCGGCGAGAGCATCGGCAGACGGGACCAGAAGGATTTCAACGTCCTGCTGGTGGGCCGGCTGGCGCACTGGAAAGGCCAGCATATCGTGCTGGAGGCTGCCAAAGCGTTCAAGGATGACAGCCGTGTCCAGTTCTGGCTGGCCGGTGATGCCTTGTTCGGGGAAGAGGAATATAAACAGGAATTAATTCAAAAGATGCAGCAGGATGGGCTTACCAACGTCAAACTGCTGGGTCATGTGGATGACATACAAGGCCTTATGAAAACTGCTGATTTGCTGATTCACACTTCGATTACCCCCGAGCCATTCGGCCAGGTTATTGTCGAAGGCATGGCGGCTGGACTGCCGGTAATCGCCTCCAATGAAGGCGGCCCGGTAGAGATTGTGGTTCCCGGTGTAACGGGACTGCTGATCCAGCCTGGAGACCCAGTCGTACTTGCAGATTCCATCACCTGGATGCTGAACCATCCCGAAGAGCGAAGAAGGATGGCGGAAAGTGGAATGAAGCGGGTAAAAGAGCATTTTGTCATCGAGAATACGGTCAAGGACATCGTCGCTTATTACAAAGGATTGCTCGCCGCAACCTGAGCTGTTTTTCCGGACAATGCTAAAGCTTAAGGGCACCGTTCCTTCCATGCATTCACTACTTGATGATGCTGCTCCATAAAACTTTGAGGATGATTTACATGAAAATTGCGATAGCGCACGATTACTTAATCCAAATGGGCGGAGCGGAAAGAGTTGTGGAGGTCTTCCACCACATGTATCCGGAGGCTCCGATCTTCACGACGGTTTTTAACGGAAGCCGCCTGACCGACAACCTCAAAGATGCGGATATCCGGGCCTCCTGGCTGCAGAAGATCCCGGGAGTGAAGGCCAATTTTAAAGGGGTACTGCCGCTTTATCCGATGGCCATTCGTGATTTGGACTTTAGCGGGTACGATATCGTCCTGAGCTCCAGCAGTGCTTTTATGAAAAGCATAAAGGTTCCCGAATCCACGTTTCATCTATGCTACTGTCATACGCCAATGCGCTTTGCCTGGGATTATGACACGTACATGGAGCGGCAATCGAATTCCGGACTGTTCAAAAGACTGCTCAAGGTCTATATGCAGCGGCTCAAGACCTGGGATCAGCGGACATCCAAAAATGTAAACCAGTTCGTGGCCAACTCTTCCGTAGTGAAGACGCGGATTCAGAACTATTACCATAGGGATGCCGATGTGATCTTCCCGCCGATCAATACAGCCCGCTTCACCAGTTCCAGCTCTATCGGCGACTATTACCTGATCGTCTCCCGGCTTGTATCCTACAAACGGATCGACCTGGCAGTGGAGGCTTTTAGCCGGAATGGCCTTAAGCTCTATATCGTCGGCGACGGGCCGGACCGTAAGCGTCTGGAAGGAATGGCCAAAGATAATGTCACTTTTCTGGGCCGGCTGGAGGATGAAGAGGTTACGGGCCTGATGTCGAAATGCCGGGCGTTTATTTTTCCGGGAGAAGAAGATTTCGGAATTACGCCCCTGGAGGCGAATGCCGCTGGAAGACCGGTCATTGCTTATCAGGCCGGAGGGGCGCTGGATACCATAGTTCCTTATGTCAATGGCGTATTCTTTCAGAATCAGGAAGTGGATGATCTGCTGAAGGCTATCCACGAAGTGGAGTCCTATGCGTGGGACATCAGCAAGATTATGGGGCATGCGCATAAATTCGATGAACAGACGTTTATGGTTCAGTTCAAGCAGTATGTGGAACAGGCCTACGTTAATTTTCTTAAAGGAGGATGATTATATGAAGCTGGCAGTAATCGGTACCGGCTATGTCGGTCTTGTATCTGGCGTATGTTTTACACTTAACGGGAATCATGTCATCTGCGTCGATAAGGATGAGGAGAAAATCAATAAATTGAACCGGATGGAATCCCCCATCTATGAGCCGGGTATTGAGGCGCTGATCGAAATGAATCTCCGTGAGGGCAGATTATCCTTTTCGGCAGATCTGCAGGAATCGGTGCGCCTTTCTGATATCGTCATCCTCGCTGTAGGAACGCCTTCCCTGCCGGGCGGCGAAGCAGATTTAACGTATATCGAGGGAGCAGCCACAGAAATTGCGCAAGCGATGGAAGGCTATAAAATCATCATGACCAAGTCGACCGTACCGGTTGGCACAAATGAGAAAATCCGCAATCTTATTGCTTCCCACACGAATCATCCCTTCGATATCGTCTCCGCTCCCGAATTCCTGCGTGAAGGCTCGGCGATCCGCGATACGCTTCATCCTGACCGGATTGTGATTGGTCTGGATAATCCGCTTTTGGAGCCAACGATGCGCCAGCTACATCAAGGCTTCACTGAAAATATCTTCGTAACGGATATCCGCAGTGCGGAAATGATTAAATATGCATCGAATGCTTTCCTGGCAACCAAAATCTCCTTTATCAACGAAATTGCCAACATTTGCGAAAAAGTGGGAGCTGATGTAACCGAAGTGGCGGAAGGCATGGGGATGGACCGGAGAATCGGCTCAAGCTTCCTGCAGGCCGGAATCGGTTATGGAGGCTCCTGTTTCCCGAAAGATACCAATGCACTGATCCAGATCGCAGGTAACGTGGACTATGAGTTCAAGCTGCTGAAATCGGTGGTTGAGGTGAATAAAGGACAGCGGTTTATGATTATTTCCAAACTTCATGAGTCGCTCGGCAGCCTGCGCGGCGCGGTTATCGGAATTTGGGGGTTGGCCTTCAAGCCGAATACCGATGATGTACGCGAGGCACCTGCCCGTGAAATCGTCGAAGCGCTGGTAGCGGAGGGAGCTACAGTGAAGCTCTATGATCCGATTGCCGCCGATAACTTCAAAATGCAATACGATCATCCGCAGCTCCGCTGGTGCGGCCTGCCGGAAGAGGCGGCAGAAGGCAGTGATGCCGTATGCCTGCTGACCGACTGGAGCCAGTTCAAGGATATCGACCTGCATCGCTTGGCGGGCAGTATGCGCCGCCAGGTTTTGATCGACGGCCGCAACGTCTACTCCAAGGAGCAGATCGAAGGCACCGGCCTGGAGTACCATTCCGTCGGACGCCCGCAAATGGGCGGACTGAGCGGGTATTCGGCCAGCGTGGCTGGTGCGATCTAAGCTAACACCTTGCCCTTTACTGCCGTCAAACTAGCGGCAATGCCGGATCTTTAGCAGGGTGCTTCGCCTGTGGGTGCAAGCCGCGGGCGTGAATGTCTTGCTAGGGCGCATAGCCCAGCTGGAATCCATCTAAGTAAGCTGTTATGGAATGGAACGGAGAGGAATTTTGGAACTGTAGGAGCGAATGCGTCCGCCTGAAAGCTTTCCGTAGGAAAGCTCGCTTCGAAAGCATATGCAGTCTGCGGATTTCCACCGCGAACAGCGGTATAAATCAAGAAATCTGCAGACAACAGCGGCCGAAAGTCCAAACATTCCTTGCAGTGACTCTCATAACAGCCCAAGCTGGTAGAATTTTTGCGCAGCCTGCAGTGCTGCCTGAAGCAGTCTGTCTTTTGCATTAGCCGAACTGCAGCTCACAATAACAATCCGATATTTTTGCGTCAACACATAATGAGGAGGGTTCCATATGAAACTGGTACTTCTATCAGGCGGTTCAGGTAAACGTCTCTGGCCATTGTCTAACGATTCACGTTCGAAGCAATTTCTGAAGGTACTTGAGAGCCCGACGGGTGAACCGGAATCCATGGTACAACGGGTATGGCGGCAGCTGGAGGAAGCTAATATGTCGGGTTCGGCTTATCTGGCTACCGGCCGCAGCCAGGTGGAAATGATTCAGAGCCAGCTTGGCAGCGAGGTGCCTATCATCGTTGAGCCGGAACGCCGCGATACGTTTCCGGCGATTGCCCTGACAGCAGCCTACCTGTATTCCATGGAAGGCGTTTCGCCAAGCGAGACCGTGGCCATCCTGCCGGTCGATCCTTATGTGGAAGCCGCCTTCTTCGATACAGTAGTGCAGCTTGAGCAAACGATGCAGGAGAGCGGAGCGAACCTGGCGCTGATGGGTGTAGTACCCGAGCATGCTTCAGAAAAATACGGATATATCATTCCTACCAGCGCT carries:
- a CDS encoding oligosaccharide flippase family protein; the protein is MQQLNAKSLPTSTVWSSLKKFTKSKDNSSAAVKTMFVSVLILLVNMLTGVLTARYLGPTGRGEQTAMVNWSQFLAFSMSFGIPSALIYNAKKNPDEAGVLYRVALMIGLGFGMVAMTVGIFVLPYWLESFSPEVVVFAQWSMILCPLIVISQINNAAFQFRGDYKTFNWMRYLVPLLTLAAIGVLILTDHMNPFTTALAYLVPSVPLFIGMTILLLRTYRVKLKDAYLNFKRLFTYGLGSYGNDLLGQFSGYIDQIIIAGLLRPADLGLYAVAVSLSRMVNFFSNSITVVLFPKASELSKEEAIALTFKAFRISTTCTLLGAVFLMLVAPFVIPLLYGKDFNTALTVFRLLLLEVTISGGTLILAQVFMALGKPKFVSILQGVGLILVIPMLFLLVPKFGLFGAGVAMLSSAVLRFLFIILNIKYNLKVKLPRLLINGDDIKWMKTTMNSYIHKKPADTSS
- a CDS encoding glycosyltransferase family 2 protein; its protein translation is MDSVTSVLGGPGSYPISAVIIAQDDEIRISKAIQSCRLFADEVVVIDGGSKDGTVQLAESLDCRVYVNPWPGYAKQREFGVERAVHDWVFLIDTDEVVSDELAKDILERKPALTDRGVAYSLYRIGDFLGRWLDKGEYLVRLYNRKEYGIRNSLVHEMPEVLEERTVRLNGTLWHQGFRSINDHVTRFNKYTDLEAQSAYASGKPFKLRNLLLRPPARFLQKYFLHGLFKKGIAGFAVSVFWVMYEFMVGFKHYELNSSGKLAQHNAQGQAEKEKKGERSYAVQ
- a CDS encoding glycosyltransferase family 4 protein, with amino-acid sequence MPYSDGLNIMTTGLSWPSLQPGGLNTYFKSVCEQLSSRNQVHALICSQETPSTSKELIIHNAGDPKETIWKRKDAFQRKAADLMGSGSGRIDILYTHFAPYGVGPAMEAKKRGIPVVMTFHGPWNEEMKIEGQGIKHRVKTTIAKSIERKAYKLADQFIVLSEYFRDMLHSLHGVPLHKIIVIPGAANVERFIPASNRLAVRRTLNLPEGATTVLTVRRLMNRMGLLQLLEAWKQVSERFPNAILLIGGKGPLRGELEEKISDYGLSNKVRLLGYIPDHELASYYQAADMFVVPSQALEGFGLITVEALASGLPVMATPVGGNKEILQGFRPELLFKGSTSDDMAEGMIHMLSNRKLLPGRDECRNHVLEKYTWQHVGDQVESVFLQTLGKGVAAGC
- a CDS encoding glycosyltransferase family 4 protein, whose translation is MLKVAYIDHTAKWSGGEVALFNILTNIGKEIQPLVILAEEGALAERLREKGIDVRIIPLDESIRSRGRNAVNLGAPAAAFKLLAYGRKLAPLLKQEKVDCVHTNSLKSAFYGAVAAKKAGVPLIWHIRDHIGAPYLKPVVAKAIRLLSRLLPNGVIANSHSTLNALELPRSKKTLVVYSAFAKAIGESIGRRDQKDFNVLLVGRLAHWKGQHIVLEAAKAFKDDSRVQFWLAGDALFGEEEYKQELIQKMQQDGLTNVKLLGHVDDIQGLMKTADLLIHTSITPEPFGQVIVEGMAAGLPVIASNEGGPVEIVVPGVTGLLIQPGDPVVLADSITWMLNHPEERRRMAESGMKRVKEHFVIENTVKDIVAYYKGLLAAT
- a CDS encoding glycosyltransferase, with protein sequence MKIAIAHDYLIQMGGAERVVEVFHHMYPEAPIFTTVFNGSRLTDNLKDADIRASWLQKIPGVKANFKGVLPLYPMAIRDLDFSGYDIVLSSSSAFMKSIKVPESTFHLCYCHTPMRFAWDYDTYMERQSNSGLFKRLLKVYMQRLKTWDQRTSKNVNQFVANSSVVKTRIQNYYHRDADVIFPPINTARFTSSSSIGDYYLIVSRLVSYKRIDLAVEAFSRNGLKLYIVGDGPDRKRLEGMAKDNVTFLGRLEDEEVTGLMSKCRAFIFPGEEDFGITPLEANAAGRPVIAYQAGGALDTIVPYVNGVFFQNQEVDDLLKAIHEVESYAWDISKIMGHAHKFDEQTFMVQFKQYVEQAYVNFLKGG